In one window of Bradyrhizobium diazoefficiens DNA:
- a CDS encoding NAD(P)-dependent oxidoreductase encodes MTRIAFIGLGRMGHGMAGRYLDAGFTVTLWNRSKAKAEDLIARGAHWTTSPEDAAIDADAVVTMVADDEASRAVWLGPNGAAKTAKAGTIAIECSTVSYDHAREMGRELNARGLIYIDCPVTGLPDAAAAGKLTLLVGADAADLERARPFLEPIGSTIRHFGAVGSGTVYKLINNLMGAIQIAGLAEGLAIAEQAGLDMKLVLESIQAGVAASPQVQRHSKRMVARDFSGATFTSALRHKDAAYAVKLAESLLAGKPLVSRAAVEAYAQAKATMPDDDEGRMIELVSRPKKPS; translated from the coding sequence ATGACCCGAATTGCCTTCATCGGGCTTGGACGGATGGGCCACGGCATGGCCGGCCGCTATCTCGATGCCGGCTTCACGGTGACGCTGTGGAATCGCAGCAAGGCCAAAGCGGAAGATTTGATCGCGCGCGGCGCGCATTGGACGACTTCGCCTGAGGATGCCGCAATCGATGCCGACGCCGTCGTCACCATGGTCGCTGACGACGAAGCCTCGCGCGCCGTCTGGCTCGGACCGAACGGCGCGGCCAAGACCGCCAAGGCCGGCACCATCGCGATCGAGTGCTCCACCGTCTCCTATGACCATGCCCGCGAGATGGGCCGCGAGCTCAATGCGCGTGGGTTGATCTACATCGATTGCCCCGTAACCGGATTGCCGGACGCGGCAGCCGCCGGAAAACTGACGCTGCTCGTCGGCGCCGACGCGGCCGACCTCGAGCGCGCGCGCCCGTTCCTCGAGCCGATCGGCTCGACCATCCGCCATTTCGGTGCGGTGGGCTCCGGCACAGTTTATAAGCTCATCAACAACCTCATGGGCGCGATCCAGATCGCCGGCCTCGCCGAGGGCCTTGCGATCGCCGAGCAGGCCGGGCTCGACATGAAGCTGGTGCTGGAGTCTATCCAGGCCGGTGTCGCGGCCAGCCCGCAGGTGCAGCGCCACTCCAAACGCATGGTCGCCCGCGACTTCAGCGGCGCGACCTTTACCTCGGCGCTGCGGCACAAGGATGCCGCTTATGCCGTGAAGCTTGCGGAGAGCCTGCTGGCCGGCAAGCCGCTGGTCTCGCGTGCAGCAGTCGAAGCCTATGCGCAGGCGAAGGCCACGATGCCCGACGACGACGAGGGCAGGATGATCGAGCTGGTGTCGCGTCCGAAGAAGCCGTCCTAA
- the prfB gene encoding peptide chain release factor 2 (programmed frameshift), producing the protein MRAEIERLVEEIKQSVGLLRRHLDVEKSTARLAELNKLAEDPNLWNDSQKAQKLMQERTSLEDSLSGIGKVEQELEDDIGMIELGEAEGDAGVVAEAEAALKTLKKEVARRELEALLSGEADRFDSYLEVHAGAGGTESQDWAQMLLRMYTRWAETHGFKVEFLEESEGEEAGIKSATIQVSGHNAYGWLKTEAGVHRLVRISPFDSNARRHTSFSSVQVFPVIDDSIKIDIKESDVRVDTMRSGGAGGQHVNKTESAVRLTHIPSGVAVVCQAGRSQHKNRAQAWDMLRARLYQIELKKREEKAAADQAAKTDIGWGHQIRSYVLQPYQMVKDLRTGVQTSDTSGVLDGELDDFMAATLAQRAFGTTGADIEDVD; encoded by the exons ATGCGCGCCGAAATCGAACGGTTGGTAGAAGAGATCAAGCAGTCAGTCGGGCTGCTGAGGAGGCATCTT GACGTCGAGAAATCGACGGCGCGCCTCGCTGAGCTGAACAAGCTCGCAGAAGATCCCAATCTCTGGAACGATTCCCAGAAAGCCCAGAAGCTGATGCAGGAGCGCACCTCGCTGGAGGATTCGCTCTCGGGTATCGGCAAGGTCGAGCAGGAGCTCGAAGACGACATCGGCATGATCGAGCTCGGCGAGGCCGAGGGCGATGCCGGTGTCGTTGCCGAGGCTGAAGCCGCGCTCAAGACCCTCAAGAAGGAAGTGGCGCGGCGCGAGCTCGAGGCACTGCTCTCGGGCGAAGCCGACCGCTTCGATTCCTATCTCGAAGTCCATGCCGGCGCCGGCGGTACCGAGAGCCAGGACTGGGCGCAGATGCTGCTGCGCATGTACACGCGCTGGGCCGAAACGCACGGCTTCAAAGTCGAATTCCTCGAAGAGTCCGAGGGCGAAGAGGCCGGCATCAAATCCGCGACCATCCAGGTCTCCGGCCACAATGCCTATGGCTGGCTGAAGACGGAGGCCGGTGTGCACCGGCTGGTGCGGATCTCGCCGTTCGATTCCAACGCGCGACGGCACACCTCGTTTTCGAGCGTGCAGGTGTTTCCGGTCATCGACGACAGCATCAAGATCGACATCAAGGAATCCGACGTCCGTGTCGACACCATGCGATCGGGCGGCGCCGGCGGCCAGCACGTCAACAAGACCGAATCCGCGGTGCGCCTGACGCATATCCCGAGCGGCGTCGCGGTGGTGTGCCAGGCCGGCCGCTCCCAGCACAAGAACCGGGCGCAGGCCTGGGACATGCTGCGCGCACGTCTCTATCAGATCGAGTTGAAGAAGCGCGAGGAGAAGGCCGCCGCCGACCAGGCCGCCAAGACCGATATCGGCTGGGGCCACCAGATCCGCTCTTACGTGCTGCAGCCCTATCAGATGGTGAAGGATCTGCGCACGGGCGTGCAGACCTCCGACACGTCGGGCGTCCTCGATGGCGAGCTCGACGACTTCATGGCCGCAACATTGGCGCAGCGCGCCTTCGGCACCACCGGTGCCGACATCGAGGACGTGGACTAG
- a CDS encoding penicillin-binding protein 1A, with protein sequence MRLLVRFMGFLFAAGTVLFLVGVGAVAGLIWHFSKDLPDYSQLQDYEPPVMTRVHAVDGSLLGEYAKERRLYLPIQAVPKLVINAFLAAEDKNFYEHGGIDYTGMARAGLLYLQNYGSNRRPQGASTITQQVAKNFLLTNEVSFARKIKEALLAMRIEKTYSKDKILELYLNEIYLGLGAYGIAAASLVYFDKSVNELTVAEASYLASLPKAPAALHPVKNRDRAIERRNYVIDRLLENGWIKQADADKARKDPLIVTNRTNGAHTFAGEYFAEEVRRDIFERYGEKKLYEGGLSVRTTLDPKIQVMARKTMVAGLVNYDEQQGYRGAISKLDISGDWGVKLAEIKSLSDISPWRMAVVLETSDQSARIGFQPGRELGGAVSKQRETGIVTLDGVKWARAAQGNTKGKTPTSVAQVLQPGDVIYADPLFSKEGQPVEGQYRLRQIPEVSGAMVVMDPWTGRVLAMVGGFSFDQSQFNRATQAYRQPGSSFKPIVYSAALDNGYTPSTVVLDAPIEIDQGQGAGVWRPENFSANKYQGPVTLRNALRQSLNTVTVRLAQDIGMPLIGEYARRFGVYDELPNYLSYALGAGETTAMRMVTAYSMLANGGRRVKPTLIDRIQDRYGHTIFKHDQRECRGCDAPGGWKNQAEPQLIDRREQVLDSMTAYQITELLEGVVQAGTATVVREVGKPIAGKTGTTNEAKDAWFVGFSPDIAVAIYMGYDKPRPLGKGNAATGGHLAAPIARDFLKLALADKPAVPFKVPAGIKLIRVVAKTGMRAGPGETSGTILEAFKPGTAPPDNYSVIGVADADGRVQPSQQQQPDSGFFMRSGTGGLY encoded by the coding sequence ATGCGCTTGCTTGTGCGGTTCATGGGCTTCCTGTTCGCTGCGGGAACGGTGTTGTTCCTTGTCGGTGTCGGCGCCGTGGCAGGCCTGATCTGGCATTTCTCCAAGGACTTGCCTGACTACTCTCAGCTTCAGGATTACGAGCCGCCCGTGATGACCCGCGTGCACGCGGTCGATGGCTCGCTGCTTGGCGAATACGCCAAGGAGCGGCGGCTTTACCTGCCGATCCAGGCGGTGCCGAAACTCGTGATCAATGCGTTTCTCGCCGCCGAAGACAAGAATTTCTACGAGCATGGCGGCATCGACTACACCGGCATGGCACGAGCAGGTCTGCTCTATCTTCAGAACTACGGCTCCAACCGCCGTCCGCAGGGCGCTTCCACCATCACCCAGCAGGTCGCCAAGAACTTCCTTCTCACCAACGAGGTCTCGTTCGCACGCAAGATCAAGGAAGCCTTGCTCGCGATGCGCATCGAGAAGACCTATTCGAAGGACAAGATCCTCGAGCTGTATCTGAACGAAATCTATCTCGGCCTCGGCGCCTACGGCATTGCCGCCGCCTCGCTGGTGTATTTCGACAAGTCGGTCAACGAGCTTACTGTCGCCGAAGCGTCCTATCTGGCCTCGCTGCCGAAGGCGCCCGCCGCATTACATCCGGTGAAGAACCGCGACCGCGCCATTGAGCGCCGCAACTACGTGATCGACCGCCTGCTGGAGAACGGTTGGATCAAGCAGGCGGACGCCGACAAGGCGCGCAAGGATCCGCTAATCGTCACCAATCGCACCAACGGCGCCCATACCTTCGCCGGCGAATATTTCGCCGAGGAGGTCCGCCGCGACATCTTCGAGCGCTATGGCGAGAAGAAGCTTTACGAGGGTGGCCTGTCGGTCCGCACCACGCTCGATCCGAAGATCCAGGTCATGGCGCGCAAGACCATGGTCGCCGGCCTCGTGAACTATGACGAGCAGCAGGGTTATCGAGGCGCCATCAGCAAGCTCGATATTTCGGGCGATTGGGGCGTCAAGCTCGCCGAGATCAAGTCGCTCTCCGACATCTCGCCATGGCGCATGGCGGTGGTGCTGGAGACCAGCGACCAGTCGGCGCGCATCGGCTTCCAGCCGGGCCGTGAGCTCGGCGGCGCCGTCAGCAAGCAGCGCGAGACCGGTATCGTCACGCTCGATGGCGTCAAGTGGGCGCGGGCGGCCCAGGGCAACACCAAGGGCAAGACGCCAACTTCTGTGGCGCAGGTGCTCCAGCCCGGTGACGTGATCTATGCTGATCCGCTCTTCAGCAAAGAGGGACAGCCGGTCGAAGGTCAGTACCGGCTGCGCCAGATCCCCGAAGTGTCGGGTGCGATGGTGGTGATGGATCCCTGGACCGGTCGCGTGCTGGCCATGGTCGGCGGCTTCTCGTTCGACCAGAGCCAGTTCAACCGCGCGACGCAGGCTTACCGCCAGCCGGGTTCGTCGTTCAAGCCGATCGTCTATTCGGCCGCCCTCGACAACGGCTATACGCCCTCGACGGTCGTGCTGGATGCGCCGATCGAAATCGACCAGGGCCAGGGCGCAGGCGTGTGGCGGCCCGAAAACTTCTCGGCCAACAAATATCAGGGACCGGTGACGCTTCGGAACGCGCTGCGGCAGTCGCTCAACACGGTGACCGTGCGCCTCGCTCAGGATATCGGCATGCCGCTGATCGGCGAATACGCGCGCCGCTTCGGCGTCTATGACGAATTGCCGAACTATCTCTCCTACGCGCTCGGCGCCGGCGAGACCACGGCGATGCGCATGGTCACGGCCTATTCGATGCTCGCCAATGGCGGCCGCCGGGTGAAGCCGACCTTGATCGACCGTATCCAGGACCGCTACGGCCATACCATCTTCAAGCACGACCAGCGCGAATGCCGCGGCTGCGACGCGCCCGGCGGCTGGAAGAACCAGGCCGAGCCGCAGCTGATCGACCGCCGCGAGCAGGTGCTGGACTCCATGACCGCCTATCAGATCACCGAGCTGTTGGAAGGCGTGGTCCAGGCCGGTACCGCGACCGTCGTCAGGGAAGTCGGCAAGCCGATCGCCGGCAAGACCGGCACCACCAACGAGGCCAAGGACGCCTGGTTCGTTGGCTTCTCGCCCGACATCGCGGTCGCCATCTACATGGGCTACGACAAGCCGCGTCCGCTGGGTAAGGGCAATGCCGCGACCGGTGGTCACCTGGCCGCGCCGATCGCGCGCGATTTCCTCAAGCTCGCGCTCGCCGACAAGCCTGCGGTTCCGTTCAAGGTGCCGGCCGGGATCAAGCTGATCCGCGTCGTCGCCAAGACCGGCATGCGTGCCGGTCCCGGTGAGACCAGTGGAACCATCCTCGAGGCCTTCAAACCGGGCACGGCGCCGCCGGACAATTACTCTGTTATCGGTGTTGCCGATGCCGACGGCCGCGTGCAGCCGTCGCAGCAGCAGCAGCCAGATTCCGGCTTCTTCATGCGGTCGGGCACCGGCGGGCTCTACTAG
- a CDS encoding N-acetylmuramoyl-L-alanine amidase — protein sequence MASRANQRVLLGCALLCAAALPCADSSRLSAAESPAQPSVAVANFPIATAARLAGDGKQTRFILDLDQTVSFRATTLADPYRVVIDVPQVNFQLAPGTGAGRGLVKAFRYGLVMPGGSRIVFDLTGPAKITNSYVLEAANGQPARLVLELEEVDRAAFVQTPAPENRPELRPTIAAAPPAMVPAAAPDPAQQKSGAPADGRPVVVIDPGHGGIDNGTQSSGESEKNLVLAFGLALRDRLEKAGKYRVVMTRDDDTFIPLNDRTKVARNLNAALFVSIHADALPKAEGDAQGATIYTLSDKASDAEAQRLADAENRADAIAGFNLAEEPTDVADILIDLTQRETRTFSNRFAHLLMGEMKTTVRMHKHPLKSAGFRVLKAPDVPSVLVEIGYVSNKGDLEHLVSEGWRSRAVGSMAQAIDAFLAKRMAIAGPGN from the coding sequence GTGGCGAGCCGCGCAAATCAAAGGGTTTTGCTGGGATGTGCGCTTCTGTGCGCCGCAGCATTGCCATGTGCCGATTCCTCGCGCCTGAGCGCCGCCGAAAGCCCGGCGCAACCCTCTGTTGCGGTAGCGAATTTCCCGATCGCGACAGCCGCCCGGCTGGCCGGTGACGGCAAGCAGACCCGCTTCATTCTCGACCTCGACCAGACCGTCAGCTTCCGTGCGACGACGCTCGCCGACCCCTACCGCGTGGTGATCGACGTTCCCCAGGTCAATTTTCAGCTGGCGCCAGGCACCGGGGCCGGGCGAGGGCTGGTCAAGGCCTTCCGCTACGGGCTGGTGATGCCCGGCGGCTCCCGAATCGTGTTCGACCTGACCGGGCCCGCCAAGATCACCAATTCCTACGTGCTCGAAGCGGCCAATGGCCAGCCGGCCCGGCTGGTGCTTGAGCTGGAGGAGGTCGACCGCGCGGCGTTTGTGCAAACACCCGCCCCGGAGAATCGCCCCGAACTGCGGCCGACAATTGCCGCCGCGCCGCCGGCCATGGTTCCCGCGGCAGCGCCGGACCCGGCGCAGCAGAAGTCGGGGGCGCCGGCTGACGGCCGCCCGGTGGTCGTGATCGATCCCGGCCATGGCGGCATCGACAACGGTACCCAGTCGAGCGGCGAGAGCGAGAAGAATCTGGTGCTGGCCTTCGGCCTGGCGCTGCGCGACCGGCTGGAAAAGGCCGGCAAATACCGGGTGGTGATGACGCGGGACGACGACACCTTCATTCCGCTCAATGACCGGACCAAAGTTGCCCGCAATTTGAATGCCGCGCTGTTCGTCTCGATCCACGCCGACGCGCTGCCGAAGGCCGAGGGCGATGCGCAGGGCGCCACGATCTACACGCTCTCGGACAAGGCCTCCGACGCCGAAGCCCAGCGCCTGGCGGATGCCGAAAACCGCGCCGACGCGATTGCCGGATTCAATCTCGCGGAGGAGCCGACCGACGTCGCCGACATCCTGATTGATCTCACGCAGCGGGAAACCCGCACCTTTTCAAACCGTTTTGCGCATTTGCTGATGGGCGAAATGAAGACGACGGTGCGGATGCATAAGCATCCCCTGAAATCGGCTGGGTTCCGGGTGCTGAAGGCCCCCGACGTGCCTTCGGTGCTGGTCGAGATCGGCTACGTCTCCAACAAGGGCGACCTTGAGCACCTCGTGTCCGAGGGGTGGCGGTCGCGCGCCGTGGGCTCGATGGCCCAGGCGATCGACGCGTTCCTGGCCAAGCGGATGGCGATCGCGGGACCCGGGAATTGA
- a CDS encoding ribonuclease E/G, whose product MPNKMLIDATHPEETRVVVVRGNRVEEFDFETAQRKQLRGNIYLAKVTRVEPSLQAAFVEYGGNRHGFLAFSEIHPDYYQIPVADRQALIEAEEQAHREAEEESENRSHGRRRSRHRNSRRRSQGERVRSDVVEGADPAAQPVEGGLLPEHAEGAAHEGEHLHADGEHEGHDHHDHHEHDHDDHDHEGHEHDDHHQAHDHDDHGHDDEHDHHDHDHADETPAPVAAIGAEPAIATEAVAEPQEAHASEAHAEALAEAVTAAAEPADAVYGAGESTEAPHHESDATSEDDDEDDDEDGEEAEEEHVESVGGDDVLEEVPERTFRPRRQYKIQEVIKRRQVMLVQVVKEERGNKGAALTTYLSLAGRYAVLMPNTARGGGISRKITSAQDRSRLKEVVQDLDVPEGMGIILRTAGAARTKPEIKRDFEYLIRMWETVRDLTLKSQAPTLVYEEGSLIKRSLRDLYNKEIDEISVAGESGYREARDFMKMLMPANVSAVKQYRDGQPLFSRMGVESQLDAMFSPTVQLRSGGYIVINQTEALVSIDVNSGRSTREHHIEDTALKTNLEASEEVARQLRLRDLAGLIVIDFIDMDEKRNNRAVERKLSDCLRQDRARIQVGRISHFGLLEMSRQRIRASVLESSTDPCPHCGGTGHVRSVSSVALQLLRGLEEILMKGATHNLVVRTRTDVALYVLNHKRGHLRDLENGFKVTLAVIADPSVSGPQAYLIDRGEQVHTLEAAKALLSAQAAASPPPLAEEAFDDEEFDPELESEIETEETEGLVEEQAAADASPEQDGQRGRKRRRRRRGRGGQRDGEIREDGAPTLPETAAVAGEAEEDSESEQDGEEGEDQAARGEQHGADARRRRRGRRGGRRRRGGGEDGLAGSIGDELGGNPPSEATDAVADFDSSGSETAPSIAHSEDIAPVERQMPQPEPYTPAPAEAPVHSAPSAAVVEEEPASDDKAARRRSTVREKVSFMSSSPSEPAAPEPLAPPAPAPEPAPEAATETPGAPRRAGWWSRRFGGGE is encoded by the coding sequence ATGCCCAACAAGATGTTGATCGATGCCACCCACCCGGAAGAGACCCGGGTCGTCGTGGTCCGCGGCAATCGCGTCGAAGAGTTTGACTTCGAGACCGCGCAACGCAAGCAACTGCGCGGAAATATCTACCTCGCCAAGGTCACCAGGGTCGAACCCTCGCTCCAGGCCGCTTTCGTCGAATATGGCGGTAACCGCCACGGCTTCCTCGCCTTCAGCGAAATCCATCCCGACTATTACCAGATCCCGGTCGCCGACCGGCAGGCGCTGATCGAGGCCGAGGAGCAGGCCCATCGCGAGGCCGAGGAAGAGAGCGAGAACCGCTCCCACGGCCGCCGCCGCTCGCGCCACCGCAATTCCCGCCGCCGCAGTCAGGGCGAACGCGTCCGCAGCGACGTCGTCGAAGGCGCCGATCCCGCGGCCCAGCCGGTCGAGGGCGGACTCCTTCCGGAGCACGCCGAGGGCGCTGCGCATGAGGGCGAGCACTTGCACGCCGATGGCGAGCACGAAGGCCACGATCATCACGACCATCATGAGCATGATCACGACGATCATGACCATGAAGGACATGAGCACGACGATCATCATCAGGCGCATGATCATGATGACCATGGTCACGACGACGAGCACGATCATCATGACCACGATCATGCCGACGAGACGCCTGCGCCTGTCGCGGCCATTGGTGCCGAACCTGCAATTGCGACTGAAGCCGTTGCCGAGCCCCAGGAAGCTCACGCTTCCGAAGCGCACGCCGAGGCTCTGGCCGAAGCCGTGACCGCCGCGGCTGAGCCGGCCGACGCCGTATACGGTGCCGGCGAGAGCACCGAGGCTCCGCATCACGAATCCGATGCGACGTCCGAGGACGACGACGAGGATGATGACGAAGACGGCGAGGAAGCGGAAGAGGAACACGTCGAATCCGTCGGCGGTGACGACGTGCTCGAGGAAGTGCCGGAGCGCACCTTCCGCCCGCGCCGCCAGTACAAGATCCAGGAAGTCATCAAGCGCCGCCAGGTGATGCTGGTGCAGGTCGTCAAGGAAGAACGCGGCAACAAGGGCGCTGCGCTGACAACCTATTTGTCGCTCGCCGGCCGCTATGCCGTGTTGATGCCGAACACCGCTCGTGGCGGCGGCATCAGCCGCAAGATCACCTCGGCCCAGGACCGTTCGCGCCTGAAGGAAGTGGTGCAGGATCTCGACGTGCCCGAGGGCATGGGCATCATCCTGCGCACCGCCGGCGCCGCCCGCACCAAGCCCGAGATCAAGCGTGACTTCGAATATCTGATCCGGATGTGGGAGACGGTGCGCGACCTGACGCTGAAGTCGCAGGCCCCGACGCTGGTCTACGAGGAAGGCTCGCTGATCAAGCGCTCGCTGCGCGACCTCTACAACAAGGAGATCGACGAGATTTCGGTTGCCGGTGAATCCGGCTACCGCGAAGCGCGCGACTTCATGAAGATGCTGATGCCCGCCAATGTCAGCGCGGTGAAGCAGTACCGCGACGGCCAGCCGCTGTTCTCCCGAATGGGCGTCGAAAGCCAGCTGGACGCGATGTTCTCGCCGACCGTGCAATTGCGCTCCGGCGGCTACATCGTGATCAACCAGACCGAGGCGCTGGTCTCGATCGACGTCAACTCCGGACGATCGACCCGCGAGCACCATATCGAGGATACCGCGCTCAAGACCAATCTGGAAGCGTCCGAAGAGGTCGCCCGCCAGCTTCGCCTGCGCGACCTCGCTGGCCTGATCGTCATCGACTTCATCGATATGGACGAGAAGCGCAACAACCGTGCGGTCGAGCGCAAGCTGTCCGATTGCCTCAGGCAGGATCGCGCGCGCATCCAGGTCGGCCGCATCTCGCATTTCGGCCTGCTGGAAATGTCGCGCCAGCGCATCCGCGCCAGCGTGCTGGAGAGCTCGACCGATCCCTGCCCGCATTGCGGCGGCACCGGCCACGTCCGCTCGGTGTCCTCGGTGGCGCTGCAGTTGCTGCGCGGGCTCGAAGAGATCCTGATGAAGGGCGCGACCCACAATCTCGTGGTCCGCACCCGCACCGACGTCGCGCTCTATGTGCTGAACCACAAGCGCGGTCATCTGCGCGATCTCGAGAACGGCTTCAAGGTCACGCTCGCGGTCATTGCCGACCCCAGCGTCAGCGGACCGCAGGCCTATCTCATCGATCGCGGCGAGCAGGTGCATACGCTGGAAGCCGCCAAGGCGCTGCTCTCAGCGCAAGCGGCTGCAAGCCCGCCGCCGCTGGCGGAAGAAGCCTTTGACGACGAAGAGTTCGATCCGGAGCTGGAATCCGAGATCGAGACCGAGGAGACCGAAGGTCTCGTCGAGGAGCAGGCCGCAGCCGATGCTTCGCCCGAGCAGGATGGCCAGCGTGGCCGCAAGCGCCGCCGGCGGCGTCGCGGTCGCGGCGGTCAGCGCGATGGTGAGATACGCGAAGATGGCGCGCCCACGCTTCCAGAGACGGCAGCGGTCGCCGGCGAAGCCGAAGAGGATTCCGAGTCCGAGCAGGATGGCGAGGAAGGCGAGGACCAGGCAGCCCGCGGCGAACAGCACGGCGCAGACGCCCGCCGCCGCCGGCGTGGTCGTCGCGGCGGACGCCGTCGGCGTGGTGGCGGCGAGGACGGTCTTGCCGGCTCCATCGGCGACGAGCTCGGCGGCAATCCGCCCTCGGAAGCAACCGATGCTGTGGCCGATTTCGATAGCTCCGGCAGCGAGACGGCACCGTCAATTGCGCATTCGGAGGACATCGCCCCGGTTGAGCGGCAGATGCCTCAGCCTGAGCCCTATACGCCGGCGCCGGCTGAAGCACCGGTCCACTCCGCGCCTTCTGCTGCTGTCGTCGAGGAAGAACCCGCATCCGACGACAAGGCGGCACGGCGCCGCTCTACGGTCCGCGAGAAGGTGAGCTTCATGTCGAGCAGCCCGAGCGAGCCCGCAGCGCCGGAGCCGCTGGCTCCGCCGGCGCCTGCTCCCGAGCCCGCGCCGGAAGCGGCAACCGAGACGCCGGGCGCACCGCGTCGCGCCGGCTGGTGGTCGCGCCGGTTCGGCGGCGGCGAATAA